The Desulfobotulus mexicanus nucleotide sequence GGAGAAGACCTTTTTTCTGAGGTCTTCCGGGCCTGAAACAACCATTTTTCCAATCTTGTGATGTTTCAGGTATCCCCATACCATTTCATCCGGATTCAAATGAGGGGAGTATGGAGGCAGGAAGAACAAGCG carries:
- a CDS encoding transposase, whose amino-acid sequence is RLFFLPPYSPHLNPDEMVWGYLKHHKIGKMVVSGPEDLRKKVFSILRSLQKKTVRVASFFRAQDTQYILA